One Luteolibacter flavescens DNA window includes the following coding sequences:
- a CDS encoding MBL fold metallo-hydrolase, translating to MAADFELTFLGTGTSIGVPVIGCKCHVCTSEDPRNQRTRSSVHVRAGDFSVLVDSGPDLRAQALREGLTKVDAVLYTHSHVDHVVGFDELRAFCWHREDPLPLHATADCMATLKKMFGWAFSEENIYRGYIKPDPQIIAGPMTFGDLTVTPLPVEHAKAETVGFLFEVPGLPSTAYIPDVKSVPPETIALLKRADTLIIDALRSLPHPTHLSTEEALAIIGEAGVSRGWLTHLGHENDHHELEATLPHHVRVAYDGLKIRG from the coding sequence ATGGCGGCGGATTTCGAACTGACCTTCCTCGGCACCGGCACCTCGATCGGTGTGCCGGTCATCGGTTGCAAATGCCACGTCTGCACCTCGGAAGACCCGCGCAACCAGCGCACCCGCTCCTCCGTCCACGTCCGCGCCGGGGATTTCTCCGTGCTGGTGGATTCCGGTCCGGACCTGCGCGCGCAGGCGCTGCGCGAGGGGCTGACGAAGGTGGATGCCGTGCTCTACACCCACTCGCATGTCGATCACGTGGTCGGCTTTGACGAGCTGCGCGCCTTTTGCTGGCACCGCGAGGATCCCCTGCCGTTGCACGCCACCGCGGACTGCATGGCCACGCTGAAAAAGATGTTCGGCTGGGCCTTCTCCGAGGAAAATATCTACCGCGGCTACATCAAGCCCGACCCGCAGATCATTGCGGGGCCGATGACCTTTGGCGATCTCACCGTGACGCCGCTGCCGGTGGAGCACGCGAAGGCGGAGACCGTCGGCTTTCTCTTCGAGGTCCCCGGCTTGCCCTCCACGGCATATATCCCGGACGTGAAGAGTGTCCCGCCGGAGACCATCGCCCTGCTCAAGCGGGCGGATACCCTCATCATCGATGCCCTGCGATCCCTCCCCCACCCCACCCACCTCTCCACGGAGGAGGCGCTGGCGATCATCGGGGAAGCGGGCGTCTCACGCGGCTGGTTGACCCACCTCGGTCACGAGAATGACCACCACGAACTGGAGGCCACCCTGCCACATCACGTGCGGGTAGCCTACGACGGGCTGAAGATCCGCGGCTGA
- a CDS encoding TonB-dependent receptor: protein MASTFDKAQELNLDPAIYGTFAEIGAGQETANWFFRASGSAGMVAKSISAYDMTMSDAIYGKSDRYVSRQRLQQMLDHEYGILLERLGPKRGSTTTFFSLCNTVRARGYRDTGECHGWLGLRFQLKPGDPPSEIFLHLRLLDDENQEQKEALGIVGVNLIHAAFRYRGHLGRFVASLVENLRPGQVEVDMLKFHGHGYSFFDNRLCSLALVEAGLTESAMFLPDGEVVQPAEALYKKPILLLRGSFDPVTKLHLQMLEQARGVFASALQPGEEAMELCEMTMANLLRGNAVDHVDFIDRCDALQALGKTVLVSRYSEFHRLSSYLARSTQRPIGIVLSIGLLNELFKAKWAENLAGGVLESFGRLFKNQVTLYVYPWKNRRSGELVDSAAFEAPEDSKSLYRYFVETGRVRAVPVGDEELLRYTGRDIHALICRGDEKWQQYVPEAAHRSALHVPMRMQMTADEDAEDQPRIFSPS from the coding sequence ATGGCGAGCACGTTTGACAAGGCACAGGAGCTGAATCTCGACCCGGCGATTTACGGCACCTTTGCCGAGATCGGGGCGGGGCAGGAGACGGCGAATTGGTTTTTCCGCGCATCCGGCTCCGCGGGCATGGTGGCGAAGTCGATCTCTGCCTACGACATGACGATGAGCGATGCCATCTATGGCAAGAGCGACCGCTACGTCTCCCGCCAGCGCCTCCAGCAGATGCTGGATCATGAATACGGCATCCTGCTCGAGCGGCTGGGGCCGAAGCGCGGCAGCACCACGACTTTCTTTTCCCTCTGCAATACCGTCCGCGCGCGTGGCTACCGGGACACCGGGGAGTGCCACGGCTGGCTCGGCCTGCGCTTCCAGTTGAAGCCCGGGGATCCGCCGTCGGAGATCTTCCTGCACCTGCGCCTGCTCGACGACGAGAACCAGGAGCAAAAGGAAGCGCTGGGCATCGTCGGCGTGAATCTCATCCACGCCGCCTTCCGCTATCGCGGGCACCTCGGGCGCTTCGTCGCTTCCCTGGTGGAGAATCTGCGGCCGGGGCAGGTGGAGGTGGACATGCTGAAGTTCCACGGCCACGGCTACAGCTTCTTCGACAATCGCCTGTGCTCGCTGGCGCTGGTGGAAGCCGGACTCACGGAGTCGGCGATGTTCCTGCCGGACGGCGAGGTGGTGCAGCCGGCGGAGGCGCTCTATAAGAAGCCGATCCTGCTGCTGCGCGGCAGCTTCGACCCGGTGACGAAGCTCCACCTCCAGATGCTGGAGCAGGCGCGCGGGGTCTTCGCCTCGGCCCTGCAGCCGGGCGAGGAGGCCATGGAGCTGTGCGAGATGACGATGGCGAACCTGCTGCGTGGCAATGCGGTGGACCACGTGGACTTCATCGACCGCTGCGATGCCCTGCAGGCGCTGGGGAAGACGGTACTGGTGTCGCGCTACTCGGAGTTCCACCGGCTTTCCTCCTATCTCGCTCGCTCGACGCAGCGGCCGATCGGCATCGTGCTGAGCATCGGCCTGCTCAACGAGCTCTTCAAGGCGAAGTGGGCGGAGAATCTGGCGGGCGGCGTGCTCGAGTCCTTCGGTCGCCTGTTCAAGAATCAGGTAACGCTCTACGTCTATCCGTGGAAAAACCGCCGCAGTGGCGAGCTGGTGGATTCGGCGGCATTCGAGGCGCCGGAAGACTCGAAGTCGCTCTACCGCTACTTCGTGGAGACCGGTCGCGTGCGCGCCGTGCCGGTGGGGGATGAGGAACTGCTGCGCTACACCGGCCGCGACATCCACGCCTTGATCTGCCGTGGTGACGAAAAATGGCAGCAGTATGTGCCGGAGGCCGCGCACCGCTCGGCGCTGCATGTGCCCATGCGCATGCAGATGACCGCCGATGAGGATGCGGAGGATCAGCCGCGGATCTTCAGCCCGTCGTAG
- a CDS encoding YceD family protein yields the protein MSDRLLIDLPTLPEEGKNFSGELPPEVFDLPEHDAKPLGPFSYDLYVQRFGSELLLSGTLSAPFEFICVRTIHPFTQTITVENANVSVEIESEGILDATEAIREEVLLAFPDYPRCDEADDPQHCEIDSRYLAVDKPADVGVETRPRAQGDDRWAALDALDNLDSER from the coding sequence ATGTCCGACCGCCTCCTGATCGACCTCCCCACCTTGCCGGAGGAGGGCAAGAACTTCAGCGGCGAGCTGCCGCCCGAGGTCTTTGACCTGCCCGAGCACGATGCCAAGCCGCTCGGCCCGTTTTCCTACGATCTCTACGTCCAGCGCTTCGGCTCGGAGCTGCTGCTTTCCGGCACGCTTTCCGCGCCCTTCGAGTTCATCTGCGTCCGCACCATCCACCCCTTCACCCAGACTATCACCGTGGAGAATGCGAATGTCTCCGTGGAGATCGAAAGCGAGGGCATCCTGGACGCCACGGAGGCCATCCGGGAGGAGGTCCTGCTGGCCTTTCCGGACTACCCGAGGTGCGACGAGGCGGACGATCCGCAGCACTGCGAGATCGATAGTCGATATTTGGCAGTGGACAAACCCGCTGACGTTGGGGTAGAGACCCGCCCCCGCGCGCAGGGAGACGACCGATGGGCCGCTCTCGACGCATTGGATAACCTCGATTCCGAACGCTAA
- the rpmF gene encoding 50S ribosomal protein L32 has translation MAVPKRRQSKSRQKMRRGASRWRAPIFKTCPECESRVPSHIACPSCGTYKGRKVLEVDAL, from the coding sequence ATGGCCGTACCAAAGCGCCGTCAATCCAAGAGCCGGCAAAAAATGCGCCGGGGTGCCAGCCGCTGGCGCGCTCCGATTTTCAAGACCTGCCCTGAGTGCGAAAGCCGCGTGCCTTCCCACATCGCGTGCCCTTCCTGTGGCACCTACAAGGGCCGCAAGGTGCTTGAAGTGGATGCGCTCTGA
- the plsX gene encoding phosphate acyltransferase PlsX, protein MKVALDAMGGDHAPAVNIGGAKEALELYPSIEKIFLVGDEDAIRAECQKQGLSTTSPRIAIVHAPEVIGMAEPGAKTVRRKKQSSINVAMDLVKAGEADAFVSAGNTGAAVASATIKLRLIEGVDRAGIASGLPNEHGICHLLDAGANPEAKPEHLLVYAIMGSAFARHVLGVKHPKVGLMSNGEEDEKGTTFTKETFALLKGFADSGKAPFDFVGNVEGHDLFETQLDVVLCDGFTGNVVLKSCEATAKAMFKWLKKELTANAVRMIGAKIAKGAFVAVKERASAESYGGSPLLGVNGVVIIAHGGSTAVAVRNAIRVGMETVQHRVNPHIEATLQDVKR, encoded by the coding sequence ATGAAAGTAGCGCTCGATGCCATGGGTGGCGACCACGCCCCCGCCGTCAATATCGGTGGGGCCAAGGAAGCCCTCGAACTTTACCCCTCGATCGAGAAGATCTTCCTCGTCGGCGATGAGGATGCGATCCGCGCGGAGTGCCAGAAGCAGGGCCTGTCCACCACCTCCCCACGCATCGCGATCGTGCATGCCCCAGAGGTGATCGGCATGGCCGAGCCGGGCGCGAAGACGGTCCGCCGGAAAAAACAGTCGTCGATCAACGTCGCGATGGACCTGGTGAAGGCGGGCGAGGCCGATGCCTTCGTCTCCGCCGGGAATACCGGTGCGGCCGTGGCTTCCGCGACCATCAAGCTGCGCCTGATCGAGGGCGTGGACCGCGCGGGCATCGCCTCCGGCCTGCCAAACGAGCACGGCATCTGCCACCTGCTCGACGCCGGTGCCAATCCCGAGGCCAAGCCGGAGCACCTGCTGGTGTATGCCATCATGGGCAGCGCCTTCGCCCGCCACGTGCTGGGCGTGAAGCACCCGAAGGTGGGCCTGATGTCGAATGGCGAGGAGGACGAGAAGGGCACCACTTTCACCAAGGAGACCTTCGCGCTGCTCAAGGGCTTCGCCGACAGCGGCAAGGCTCCCTTCGACTTCGTCGGCAACGTCGAGGGTCACGATCTTTTCGAAACGCAGCTCGACGTCGTCCTCTGCGACGGCTTCACGGGCAACGTGGTGCTGAAGTCCTGCGAGGCGACGGCCAAAGCGATGTTCAAGTGGCTGAAGAAGGAGCTCACCGCGAACGCCGTGCGCATGATCGGCGCGAAGATCGCCAAGGGCGCCTTCGTGGCCGTGAAAGAGCGCGCCAGTGCCGAGTCCTACGGCGGCAGCCCGCTGCTCGGCGTGAATGGCGTGGTGATCATCGCCCACGGAGGCTCGACCGCGGTGGCGGTGCGGAACGCGATCCGCGTCGGGATGGAAACCGTCCAGCACCGGGTGAACCCGCACATTGAGGCGACGCTGCAGGACGTGAAGCGGTGA